One Endozoicomonas gorgoniicola DNA window includes the following coding sequences:
- a CDS encoding LacI family DNA-binding transcriptional regulator, giving the protein MSSINDVAKLAGVSTATVSRVLNDTGQCSPRTQQKVIAAVKELNYQPNILARSLAKASSDNVGLMVNSYRGSFFAALVSQLQESFENQNKFLLTCRASSSRESELQAISRLKSMSCAALVLHSRALTDEDLLQLAEDKVHFALIDRFVPGLEDRCVTFKHRKSARLAVEHLYKKGHRKIACLSGTMERHSARERYAGYAEAVEEFELEDIHIGYGHYNQDGGYKAAEKLFSRRSDVTAIFTCSEQMCVGAYEYFHHAGLRVPDDISVVSIDSVDVCQILSPKVTTVTFPIEDMAIETQELVCRMMDGKPAIKPAVFTPNIKIFHSVKTL; this is encoded by the coding sequence ATGAGTAGTATTAATGACGTGGCGAAGCTTGCAGGTGTATCGACTGCCACAGTATCGCGAGTGTTGAACGACACAGGTCAGTGTAGCCCCAGGACCCAGCAAAAAGTCATAGCAGCAGTAAAAGAACTGAACTATCAACCCAACATTCTGGCTCGCTCACTGGCGAAGGCATCATCGGATAACGTTGGTCTGATGGTAAACAGTTACCGGGGCAGCTTTTTTGCGGCTCTCGTTTCTCAGTTGCAGGAATCTTTTGAGAATCAGAATAAGTTTCTGCTTACTTGTCGGGCTTCGTCCAGCAGAGAGTCGGAGTTGCAGGCTATAAGCCGTCTGAAAAGTATGAGTTGTGCTGCACTTGTATTGCACTCCCGGGCTTTGACTGATGAAGATTTACTTCAGCTTGCAGAGGATAAAGTACATTTTGCCCTGATAGACCGCTTTGTTCCCGGGCTTGAGGACAGGTGTGTCACATTTAAGCACAGGAAGTCTGCAAGGCTGGCGGTGGAACACTTGTATAAGAAGGGGCATAGAAAAATTGCCTGTTTATCCGGCACAATGGAGCGTCATTCTGCCAGAGAGCGTTATGCCGGTTATGCCGAAGCCGTGGAAGAGTTTGAACTTGAAGACATTCATATTGGTTACGGACATTATAACCAGGATGGTGGTTATAAAGCGGCTGAAAAACTGTTTTCCAGACGCTCTGATGTGACTGCAATTTTTACCTGCAGTGAGCAGATGTGTGTGGGAGCCTATGAATATTTTCACCATGCTGGTTTGAGGGTGCCAGATGATATCTCTGTTGTAAGTATCGACAGTGTTGATGTATGCCAGATTTTGTCACCCAAAGTAACCACTGTGACGTTTCCAATAGAAGATATGGCTATTGAGACACAAGAGTTGGTTTGTAGAATGATGGATGGCAAGCCTGCAATCAAGCCTGCAGTCTTCACTCCGAACATCAAGATTTTTCATTCTGTTAAAACGCTCTAA
- a CDS encoding IS1380 family transposase produces MNKFTQEQLRFHPSNGKTIRADFNGGELSSDFGALMLRETMLHSGIISRLTDGIDDKRHQSYIDHTLQELIAQRVLQMACGYEDANDSNHLRKDPIFKLANGRNPLDDDNHLASAPTYTRLGQSMTKRDIYNMTKALADHFISSYEYPPLAIIIDLDHTPAITHGGQQMNLFNAKYQDYCYLPLMIFEGLSGKLITSILRPGKTPTGRENAAILQRLIKLIRTRWPKTHLLVRGDSHFAQPELMQVVQDDPHSDYVLGKGAGHKTALRPKAKELLDEARKALDVKTGLAKLNNMPEPERLRLYGETDYQAKSWKGLDTRIIYKAEVNQKGDNPRFIVTSMMEASPEEIYEDLYCPRGQDENFIKHLKSDLSGDRLSDQGFLANHLRMFYACAAYVLHYELRTKALKGTELEKAQPSTVITKLCKVAVKVVEYKDRIKLHLPRSCPIKGLLQHITEVFYSMPLPRPG; encoded by the coding sequence ATGAACAAATTTACACAAGAACAGCTTCGTTTTCACCCCTCCAACGGAAAAACTATCCGGGCAGACTTCAATGGCGGAGAATTATCCTCTGATTTTGGCGCCCTGATGCTACGTGAAACAATGCTTCACAGCGGTATCATATCCAGGCTGACTGACGGCATTGACGATAAACGTCATCAATCCTACATCGACCACACCCTGCAAGAACTCATTGCCCAAAGAGTTTTGCAAATGGCCTGTGGTTATGAAGATGCAAACGACAGCAACCATCTGCGTAAAGACCCAATCTTTAAGCTTGCCAATGGAAGAAACCCACTGGACGATGATAACCATCTGGCTTCCGCTCCAACGTATACAAGGCTTGGTCAGTCCATGACCAAACGGGATATTTATAATATGACCAAAGCACTGGCTGATCACTTCATCAGCAGTTATGAATACCCGCCATTAGCCATCATTATCGACCTGGATCATACGCCTGCTATCACCCATGGCGGCCAGCAGATGAACCTGTTCAACGCCAAATATCAAGACTACTGTTACTTGCCCTTAATGATCTTTGAGGGGCTCAGCGGCAAGCTGATCACTTCGATCCTGCGTCCTGGAAAAACACCCACAGGCCGAGAGAATGCAGCTATTCTCCAGCGCCTCATTAAGCTGATCCGTACAAGATGGCCGAAAACCCATTTACTGGTTCGTGGGGATAGCCACTTTGCCCAACCAGAGTTAATGCAGGTTGTTCAGGATGACCCTCACTCCGACTACGTGCTGGGAAAAGGCGCAGGACACAAGACGGCCTTGCGACCTAAAGCCAAAGAGTTGCTGGATGAAGCGCGGAAAGCTCTCGACGTTAAAACCGGGCTGGCAAAACTGAACAACATGCCAGAGCCTGAGCGACTCAGGCTCTACGGAGAAACGGACTATCAGGCAAAAAGCTGGAAAGGGCTGGACACCCGGATAATCTATAAGGCAGAGGTCAACCAGAAAGGCGACAATCCCCGCTTTATTGTGACTTCGATGATGGAGGCTTCCCCCGAGGAAATATATGAAGACCTTTATTGTCCCAGAGGGCAGGATGAGAACTTCATTAAGCATCTGAAAAGTGATTTGTCCGGTGATCGCTTGTCAGATCAAGGCTTTCTGGCAAATCACCTGAGAATGTTTTACGCCTGCGCTGCTTATGTTCTTCACTATGAGCTGAGAACCAAGGCACTGAAAGGTACGGAGCTGGAAAAGGCACAGCCATCAACCGTGATCACAAAACTTTGTAAGGTCGCGGTTAAAGTGGTTGAGTATAAAGACCGAATCAAACTTCACTTGCCCCGCAGCTGTCCAATAAAAGGGCTTTTGCAGCATATAACCGAAGTCTTTTATTCAATGCCGCTGCCTCGACCGGGATAG
- a CDS encoding family 1 glycosylhydrolase, translated as MNSEVRYEFPEGFWWGAATSAAQSEGASNEDGKSPHIYDQWYAEAPERFFNQVGSQDTSTFYDLLG; from the coding sequence ATTAACTCTGAAGTTCGGTACGAGTTTCCTGAAGGCTTCTGGTGGGGTGCTGCTACATCTGCGGCCCAAAGTGAAGGTGCTTCTAATGAAGATGGCAAATCTCCACACATCTATGATCAGTGGTATGCCGAAGCACCTGAGCGCTTCTTTAATCAGGTAGGGTCACAAGATACCTCTACGTTCTATGACCTTCTTGGTTGA
- a CDS encoding PTS sugar transporter subunit IIB, translating to MKKILLCCSAGMSTSLLVKKMIKEADDRGLELEIVAYPMAEFETEVASCDVCLLGPQVRYKLNEFKKYAAEHNVEVAAIDPMAYGTMNASKILDSALKMVAS from the coding sequence ATGAAAAAAATTCTACTCTGCTGCAGTGCTGGTATGTCCACAAGCTTGCTGGTCAAAAAAATGATTAAAGAGGCGGACGACAGGGGGCTGGAACTGGAGATTGTCGCTTACCCTATGGCTGAGTTTGAAACTGAGGTTGCAAGCTGTGATGTTTGCCTGTTAGGTCCTCAGGTTCGTTACAAACTCAATGAATTCAAGAAATACGCTGCAGAACATAATGTGGAAGTGGCGGCTATAGACCCAATGGCCTATGGAACCATGAATGCCAGTAAGATTTTGGATAGCGCCCTTAAGATGGTGGCTAGTTAA
- a CDS encoding 6-phospho-beta-glucosidase, with translation MSSIKLAVIGGGSSYTPELIEGVIQRVEALPVSEICLVDVEDGKEKLSIIEGLSRRMVEKAGLNIRVRATLDRREAIRDAHFVMTQFRVGGLKARARDERIPLKYNVIGQETTGPGGFAKALRTIPVILDICKDIEELAPDAWLINFTNPAGIVTEAVLKHTKVKSIGLCNVPIGMQYAVAESLNAKPEETYIEFAGLNHMVWGHRVYVNGEDRTQEAIAALIEGGSATMKNIIDTQFSSEFIQALNVIPCPYHRYFYLKNTMLEEEMKSSKTEGTRAEQVMKTEEELFEIYASPEMDKKPEQLEKRGGAHYSKVSLNLVDAIWNNRKDIHTVNILNNGAISNCAPDVSVEINAVIDSAGAHPITFGAMPVELNGLMQQVKSYESLAVEAAITGDRHKALLALTANPFVPDANVAEQMLNDILEQNKSLLPQFS, from the coding sequence GTGAGCAGTATTAAACTTGCAGTTATTGGCGGGGGGAGTAGCTATACCCCGGAATTAATTGAAGGCGTTATCCAACGTGTTGAAGCATTACCTGTTTCAGAAATATGTCTGGTTGATGTAGAGGATGGAAAAGAAAAGCTTTCGATCATTGAAGGCCTGAGCCGACGTATGGTTGAGAAGGCAGGATTGAATATCAGGGTGAGAGCCACTCTGGATCGTCGCGAAGCAATTCGTGACGCTCACTTTGTCATGACCCAATTCCGTGTTGGCGGCCTTAAGGCTCGTGCGCGTGATGAGCGTATTCCTCTGAAATACAATGTAATTGGACAGGAAACCACGGGACCTGGCGGTTTTGCAAAAGCCTTGCGTACAATTCCGGTTATTCTGGATATCTGCAAGGATATTGAAGAACTGGCCCCAGATGCATGGCTGATTAATTTCACCAATCCGGCAGGCATCGTAACTGAAGCTGTGTTGAAGCACACCAAAGTAAAAAGTATAGGCCTGTGCAATGTGCCTATAGGCATGCAGTATGCGGTAGCGGAATCCCTGAACGCCAAGCCTGAAGAAACTTACATTGAGTTTGCAGGCCTGAATCACATGGTTTGGGGGCACAGGGTTTATGTCAATGGTGAGGATCGTACCCAGGAAGCTATTGCAGCCCTGATTGAAGGGGGGAGTGCGACCATGAAGAATATTATTGATACACAATTCTCCTCAGAGTTTATTCAAGCCCTGAATGTTATCCCATGCCCTTATCACCGTTACTTTTATTTGAAAAACACTATGCTGGAAGAAGAAATGAAGTCCAGTAAAACAGAGGGTACCCGCGCAGAACAGGTGATGAAAACTGAAGAGGAGTTGTTTGAAATTTATGCCAGCCCCGAGATGGACAAAAAACCGGAACAGCTTGAAAAGAGAGGCGGTGCTCATTACTCCAAAGTTTCTTTGAACCTGGTAGATGCCATCTGGAATAACCGCAAGGACATTCACACCGTTAACATTTTGAACAATGGTGCTATCTCTAACTGTGCTCCTGATGTTTCTGTTGAAATTAATGCTGTGATTGACTCTGCCGGTGCTCACCCTATCACTTTTGGAGCCATGCCGGTGGAACTGAATGGCCTGATGCAGCAGGTGAAAAGTTATGAAAGCCTGGCAGTCGAAGCTGCTATCACAGGTGATCGCCATAAGGCTCTGCTGGCACTGACGGCTAACCCGTTTGTTCCGGATGCTAATGTGGCAGAGCAGATGTTGAATGACATCCTTGAGCAGAATAAGAGCCTGCTGCCACAGTTTTCGTAG
- a CDS encoding IS1182 family transposase yields the protein MSPPPKFKDSPVEFDQHLLFPTNIFDLLPKDHDCYIYETIFQNIDTSEVEKQYHHLGQHAYPPKLIVGILIYAYSHGVFSSREIEKRCRQDLAFMYISQMNCPNFRVLGDFRKNNLSFFHDCFKQSVKLAMELKLASLGHISLDGSKFKANSSKHKAMSYGRLKAKEAELSAEVDELIKKASQCDQEEDDAYKETNGYSIPEDLLFKEERLKKIKAAKKALEEREKALNPDEPIDDKKQISFADHDARMMSKKGYCEYSYNAQINVDADHQIIVGQHISQRANDVQEVEPALQALSESTDGAAVDKWSMDNGYFSGPNLHTLDKHGIDGYIATDKEEKPAVTDLENTDRKFVKADFTYNIEADVFICPAGEKLVTNPASKAKRKGYRANKEVCRECAYRSRCSGSKKSAGKVIRTDKFETARQAMNKKMETSEAKAVYERRKVIAEPPFGQIKNSGFRSFSLRGKEKVEAEFSLVCTVHNFKKIVKKALTGSLRLEDLKKVEKAA from the coding sequence ATGTCGCCACCACCAAAATTCAAGGATAGCCCTGTTGAGTTCGACCAGCACCTGCTGTTTCCAACCAACATCTTTGATCTTCTTCCCAAAGATCATGACTGCTACATCTATGAGACCATCTTCCAGAACATTGATACCTCGGAAGTTGAAAAGCAGTACCATCACCTTGGACAGCATGCCTACCCACCCAAGCTGATCGTAGGTATCCTGATCTACGCCTACAGTCATGGTGTATTCAGCTCCCGTGAAATAGAAAAACGGTGTCGGCAGGACTTGGCATTCATGTACATCTCTCAGATGAATTGCCCAAACTTTCGGGTCCTGGGGGACTTCCGCAAAAACAACCTGTCGTTTTTTCATGACTGTTTCAAACAGTCCGTCAAGCTGGCGATGGAGCTGAAACTGGCATCGCTTGGGCATATCAGCCTGGATGGTTCGAAATTCAAAGCCAACAGTTCAAAGCATAAGGCCATGAGCTACGGCCGGCTTAAAGCCAAAGAGGCAGAACTCAGCGCTGAGGTTGATGAACTGATCAAAAAAGCCAGCCAGTGCGATCAGGAAGAAGACGACGCCTACAAAGAAACCAATGGCTACAGTATTCCTGAAGACCTCCTGTTTAAAGAAGAACGGCTGAAGAAAATTAAGGCTGCTAAAAAAGCACTGGAAGAGCGTGAGAAAGCCCTCAATCCGGACGAGCCAATAGACGACAAGAAACAGATTAGCTTTGCAGACCATGATGCCCGGATGATGAGCAAGAAGGGGTACTGCGAATACAGCTACAATGCTCAAATTAATGTAGATGCGGATCACCAGATCATTGTCGGCCAACACATCAGTCAACGCGCCAACGACGTACAGGAAGTAGAGCCTGCTCTTCAGGCTTTGTCAGAATCTACCGATGGCGCGGCTGTGGATAAATGGAGTATGGACAACGGCTATTTTTCAGGGCCAAATCTGCACACCTTGGATAAACATGGAATAGACGGTTATATCGCTACTGACAAGGAAGAAAAACCGGCTGTTACGGACCTTGAAAATACTGATCGAAAATTTGTCAAAGCGGATTTTACATACAATATTGAAGCTGACGTCTTCATCTGTCCGGCTGGGGAAAAATTGGTTACCAATCCAGCCAGTAAAGCTAAGAGGAAAGGCTACCGGGCAAACAAGGAAGTATGCCGAGAGTGCGCTTACCGCTCCAGATGCAGTGGCTCCAAGAAAAGTGCAGGCAAGGTAATTCGCACAGACAAGTTTGAAACTGCACGACAAGCCATGAATAAAAAAATGGAAACAAGCGAAGCGAAAGCGGTATACGAACGTCGCAAAGTAATAGCGGAACCGCCGTTTGGTCAGATAAAAAACTCTGGATTCAGGAGTTTCAGTCTGCGCGGGAAAGAGAAAGTGGAAGCAGAGTTTTCACTGGTATGCACAGTGCATAATTTCAAAAAAATTGTGAAGAAAGCTTTAACGGGGTCACTCCGTCTTGAGGATTTAAAAAAGGTTGAAAAAGCGGCATAA
- a CDS encoding ChbG/HpnK family deacetylase: MQLIFNADDFGLCRGVNLGIIEACQNGVVRSASLMVNMPGSEDAVKLAESAPSLGVGLHLTLTAGQPLTAHKELSDHAGNFLRNQDHVAALPAELIEKEFCAQVRRCMQLGITPTHIDSHHHVHRLNNVSLAFTAVAERYDLPVRQFSQKPGHIKSSEAFDDSYYALSSDDNMGLPRIKQLISPDIS; this comes from the coding sequence TTGCAACTGATTTTCAATGCAGATGATTTCGGGCTTTGCCGGGGTGTTAACCTTGGGATAATTGAAGCCTGCCAAAATGGTGTAGTGCGCTCAGCAAGCCTGATGGTCAATATGCCCGGCTCTGAAGATGCTGTGAAATTAGCAGAGTCAGCCCCCTCGTTGGGCGTAGGCTTACATTTGACCCTGACCGCAGGCCAACCATTAACTGCCCACAAAGAGTTATCGGACCATGCCGGGAATTTCCTCAGAAATCAGGATCATGTCGCTGCACTTCCGGCAGAATTAATTGAAAAAGAATTTTGTGCTCAGGTAAGGCGTTGCATGCAACTGGGTATTACTCCAACACACATCGACAGTCATCATCATGTCCATCGATTGAATAATGTCTCTCTCGCTTTTACTGCTGTAGCAGAGCGCTACGACCTTCCCGTTCGTCAATTTTCACAGAAGCCCGGCCACATTAAGTCCAGTGAGGCATTTGATGACAGCTATTACGCCCTCAGTTCTGACGACAATATGGGGCTGCCGCGCATTAAACAACTCATTAGCCCGGATATTTCATAA
- a CDS encoding PTS lactose/cellobiose transporter subunit IIA → MELEATIIELIVHSGEAKSLMLEALASARSGEFNVADEKMAESREAIKKAHCIQTDLIGQDECEGKVPVTLLMVHAQDHLMNTMFGQDLAEEMIHLYRKQFAR, encoded by the coding sequence GTGGAATTAGAAGCAACTATTATCGAGTTGATTGTTCATTCTGGGGAAGCCAAAAGCCTGATGCTTGAAGCCCTGGCCTCCGCCAGGAGTGGGGAATTCAATGTGGCCGATGAAAAAATGGCTGAATCAAGGGAGGCCATTAAAAAAGCTCATTGCATTCAAACAGATTTGATTGGTCAGGATGAATGCGAGGGTAAAGTGCCTGTGACGCTCTTGATGGTTCATGCACAGGATCACCTGATGAACACCATGTTTGGTCAGGATCTTGCTGAAGAGATGATACACCTCTATCGCAAGCAGTTTGCCAGATAA